One genomic window of Nitrosomonas sp. Is35 includes the following:
- the ruvX gene encoding Holliday junction resolvase RuvX, protein MTESLLDEPPENHVPEQLPAGAVLAFDFGKKRIGVAIGNTAVGVAHPLATVDSELTERRFALIGQLIQTWQPVLLVVGLPLHSDGTAHELTQLSQRFARRLSGRFNIQVIMKDERYTSETASATLREAGITGRKQKAVLDQIAAQQILQSFFDEQYAITRR, encoded by the coding sequence ATGACGGAAAGTCTTCTCGATGAACCACCGGAAAATCATGTGCCAGAACAGCTTCCAGCCGGAGCCGTGCTGGCCTTTGATTTCGGAAAAAAACGCATTGGTGTGGCGATTGGCAATACAGCCGTGGGGGTGGCGCATCCGCTGGCCACGGTGGACAGTGAATTGACGGAGCGGCGTTTCGCGCTGATCGGGCAATTGATCCAAACCTGGCAGCCGGTTTTGCTGGTTGTGGGTTTGCCGCTGCATAGCGACGGCACGGCGCATGAATTGACGCAATTAAGTCAGCGTTTCGCGCGGCGGCTGTCAGGCCGTTTTAATATCCAAGTGATCATGAAAGACGAGCGCTATACCAGCGAAACAGCCAGTGCAACGTTACGCGAAGCCGGTATCACAGGAAGAAAACAAAAAGCGGTATTGGATCAGATCGCGGCACAACAAATCCTTCAATCATTTTTTGACGAGCAGTATGCAATTACCAGACGCTGA
- the pyrR gene encoding bifunctional pyr operon transcriptional regulator/uracil phosphoribosyltransferase PyrR: MQLPDAEKAFDSLAKKIQADAGRDFALVGIHTGGVWLAERLHQALGIQQPLGTLDVAFYRDDFDKIGLHPQVKPSEIPFAVEGAHILLVDDVLQTGRTIRAAINELFDYGRPASISFAALVDRGGRELPIAAQYTGITLELPADKMLELKCGENGKLSFHLYDKSLPE, translated from the coding sequence ATGCAATTACCAGACGCTGAGAAAGCATTCGACAGTCTTGCTAAAAAAATCCAAGCCGATGCGGGCAGGGATTTTGCGCTGGTTGGTATTCACACCGGCGGGGTGTGGCTGGCCGAGCGCCTGCATCAAGCACTGGGGATCCAGCAACCGCTAGGGACGCTGGACGTTGCTTTTTATCGTGACGATTTCGATAAGATAGGCTTGCATCCACAGGTTAAGCCGTCGGAAATACCGTTCGCAGTGGAAGGTGCGCATATTCTGCTGGTGGACGATGTGTTGCAGACGGGGCGTACCATCCGTGCTGCGATCAACGAGTTGTTCGATTACGGTCGCCCCGCTTCGATTAGTTTTGCCGCTTTAGTCGACCGGGGCGGCAGGGAATTGCCGATAGCCGCGCAATATACCGGCATTACGCTGGAGTTACCGGCGGATAAAATGCTTGAGTTAAAGTGTGGAGAGAACGGAAAGTTAAGCTTTCATTTGTACGATAAGAGTCTTCCGGAATGA
- a CDS encoding aspartate carbamoyltransferase catalytic subunit, whose amino-acid sequence MINRNPQLDEDGVLQHLLTTEGLPASVLLHILDTAESFVGVTERDVKKIPLLRGKSIFNLFFEPSTRTRTTFEIAAKRLSADVFNLNIAVSAQSKGETLLDTVNNLSAMNADMFVVRHAQSGAAHLIAKHVQPDIHVINAGDGSHAHPTQALLDMFTIRRYKSDFRNLRVAIIGDILHSRVARSQIHALTTLGVPEVRVIAPKTLLPKMVERLGVHVYHDMAKGLKDIDVLMMLRLQNERMKGANLPSPEEYFKYYGLTPEKLSLARRDAIVMHPGPMNRGVEIDSEVADGKQSVILPQVTFGIAVRMAVMSILAGNQV is encoded by the coding sequence ATGATCAATAGGAACCCGCAGCTGGATGAAGATGGCGTGTTGCAGCATTTGCTGACAACCGAGGGATTACCCGCTTCTGTTTTATTGCATATCCTGGATACCGCAGAGTCATTTGTCGGTGTCACGGAACGTGATGTCAAAAAAATTCCCCTGTTGCGCGGGAAGTCAATATTCAATCTTTTTTTCGAACCGAGCACGCGCACGCGCACAACCTTTGAAATCGCCGCCAAGCGCTTATCGGCGGATGTGTTCAATCTCAATATTGCCGTTTCAGCGCAATCCAAGGGCGAGACGCTGCTGGATACGGTCAACAATCTTTCCGCGATGAATGCGGATATGTTTGTCGTGCGGCATGCGCAGAGCGGCGCGGCGCATTTGATTGCAAAACATGTGCAACCGGATATTCATGTGATCAATGCTGGCGATGGCAGTCACGCGCATCCGACCCAGGCTTTATTGGATATGTTTACGATCCGGCGCTACAAAAGTGATTTCCGCAACTTGCGCGTGGCGATTATTGGTGACATTTTGCATTCCCGAGTGGCGCGCTCCCAAATTCATGCGTTGACCACGCTTGGTGTGCCGGAAGTACGTGTGATCGCGCCTAAAACGCTGCTGCCCAAAATGGTGGAACGCTTGGGGGTGCACGTTTATCACGATATGGCCAAGGGACTCAAGGACATTGACGTGCTGATGATGTTGCGCTTGCAGAATGAGCGCATGAAAGGTGCGAATCTGCCCAGCCCGGAGGAATATTTTAAATATTATGGGCTGACCCCGGAAAAACTGTCGCTCGCCCGGCGCGATGCTATCGTGATGCATCCGGGGCCGATGAATCGCGGTGTCGAAATTGATTCGGAAGTCGCGGATGGCAAACAGTCGGTGATTCTCCCGCAAGTGACATTCGGCATAGCGGTGCGCATGGCGGTGATGTCAATTCTGGCAGGCAATCAGGTTTAG
- a CDS encoding dihydroorotase encodes MKIHIKNGRLIDPKNGIDAVQDIFIAKGKIVAIGAAPDEFQASRAIDAQSLIVCPGLVDLSVRLREPGLEYMATLESEMAAAVAGGVTSIACPPDTDPPLDEPGLVEMLKHRAKSLNQAHVYPIGALTQGLKGERLTEMAELNDAGCVVFGQSDGLLPNLRVLMQAMLYASTFGFSVWLRPQEITLTGDGVAHDGEVATRLGLLTVPVCAETIAIGNIILLTKETGVRVHLCRISSAEGLAMIRTARQQGLPITCDVSINHLHLSDMDIGFFDSNCHLMPPLRSSSDRDALRHGLLDGTIGAICSDHAPVDEDAKLLPFGQSEVGATGVELLLPLTLKWGSEMRLPLLNVLSKITSDPARILGIDAGHLSLGSAADICIFDPDHYWKVTSSAIQSQGKNTPFMGMEIPGGVKYTLVNGHIVYEC; translated from the coding sequence ATGAAAATTCATATTAAAAATGGGCGCTTGATCGATCCAAAAAACGGTATCGATGCCGTGCAAGATATTTTTATTGCCAAAGGTAAAATCGTTGCCATCGGTGCGGCGCCGGATGAATTTCAAGCCAGCCGGGCGATCGATGCGCAATCGCTGATCGTGTGTCCGGGGCTGGTCGATTTGTCCGTGCGTCTGCGTGAACCGGGGCTGGAATATATGGCTACGCTGGAATCGGAAATGGCCGCGGCGGTTGCCGGTGGTGTTACGAGCATCGCCTGTCCGCCGGACACCGATCCGCCTTTGGACGAGCCGGGGCTGGTGGAAATGCTGAAACATCGCGCCAAAAGCCTCAATCAGGCGCATGTCTATCCGATTGGCGCATTGACACAAGGATTGAAAGGTGAACGCTTAACCGAGATGGCCGAACTGAACGACGCCGGATGCGTGGTTTTTGGGCAATCGGACGGGTTATTACCGAATTTGCGGGTGCTCATGCAGGCCATGTTGTATGCATCGACGTTCGGTTTCAGCGTGTGGTTGCGTCCGCAGGAAATCACGCTGACCGGCGATGGCGTGGCGCATGATGGCGAAGTGGCAACCCGGCTGGGTTTGCTGACAGTTCCCGTATGCGCTGAAACGATTGCCATCGGCAATATTATTTTATTGACCAAGGAAACCGGCGTCAGAGTGCACTTGTGCCGGATTTCCAGCGCTGAAGGGCTGGCGATGATTCGTACAGCCAGGCAGCAAGGTTTGCCGATCACCTGCGACGTGTCGATTAATCATCTGCACTTGTCGGATATGGATATCGGGTTTTTTGATTCCAATTGTCACCTGATGCCGCCATTGCGCAGCTCGAGTGATCGTGATGCGTTGCGTCACGGTTTGCTGGATGGCACGATCGGCGCGATTTGTTCGGATCATGCGCCGGTGGATGAAGACGCCAAATTATTGCCGTTCGGTCAATCCGAGGTTGGCGCGACGGGGGTAGAGTTGTTACTGCCGCTCACTTTGAAATGGGGATCGGAAATGCGCCTGCCATTGCTCAACGTGTTATCCAAGATTACCTCGGATCCGGCCCGGATACTGGGAATTGACGCAGGGCATTTATCGCTTGGCAGTGCTGCGGATATCTGTATTTTTGATCCTGACCATTACTGGAAGGTGACCTCATCAGCCATTCAAAGCCAAGGAAAGAACACGCCTTTTATGGGGATGGAGATACCGGGTGGTGTTAAATATACCCTGGTAAATGGTCATATTGTTTACGAGTGCTGA
- a CDS encoding M3 family metallopeptidase: MSNPLLDFSGLPCFAEIKNEDITPAIEALLQENRAVIDKVRADDKASTWQTFVQPMTDANERLSRAWGQVSHLNAVMNTPELRETYNANLPLITQFYAELSQDVRLFEKFKQLRASAEFDQLTPARKRIIDNELRDFRLGGAELPAEKKQRFLQIQEELSKLTSTFSDNLLDATNAYSLLIEDAEKVAGIPDDVLQSAQQLAVADGKTGWKFTLHMPSYLPVLQYADNRDLREQMYRAYATRASEFDSQGDSSKDNMPLINKILELRREAAQMLGYDNYAEVSLATKMATSPQQVLDFLTKLAAKAKPYAVGDLQALQQFAAEKLNLPGLEAWDLAYVSEKLRQERYAFSDQEVKQYFPEDKVLTGMFKVVEKLYGIRITLAAPARNIQRWHPDVKFFDIHDANSQLIGQFYLDLYARPTKRGGAWMDDAITRRRIDNQQTGKNGIQLPVAYLTCNFSAPVTMDDQPRPALFTHNEVIVLFHEFGHGLHHLMTKVEDLGVSGINGVEWDAVELPSQFMENFCWEWDVLTGMTQHIETGESLPKALFDKMIKAKNFQSGLQMLRQIEFALFDMHVHFDFKPDGDRTVLQLLDDIRNQVAVIIPPDFNRFPNSFAHIFAGGYAAGYYSYKWAEVLSADAYSMFEETASDGVVNAATGSHFLEEILAVGGSRSALESFIAFRGREPELDALLRHSGMETA, from the coding sequence ATGTCAAACCCATTACTTGATTTTTCCGGACTGCCCTGTTTTGCAGAAATAAAGAACGAAGATATCACGCCAGCGATTGAAGCGTTATTACAGGAAAATCGCGCGGTGATTGACAAGGTGCGGGCGGATGACAAAGCATCTACCTGGCAGACTTTTGTGCAGCCGATGACCGATGCCAATGAACGGTTATCCCGTGCTTGGGGACAAGTGTCGCATCTGAACGCGGTGATGAATACGCCGGAGCTGCGTGAGACCTATAATGCTAATCTGCCTTTGATCACGCAGTTTTATGCCGAGTTATCGCAAGATGTGCGGTTGTTTGAGAAATTTAAACAGTTACGTGCAAGTGCGGAATTCGATCAACTGACTCCGGCGCGGAAGCGAATCATCGACAATGAATTGCGCGATTTCCGTTTGGGTGGTGCCGAGTTACCGGCTGAAAAGAAACAACGTTTCTTGCAAATCCAGGAAGAACTATCCAAGTTGACGTCCACGTTCAGCGATAATTTACTCGACGCCACTAATGCTTATTCATTATTGATTGAAGATGCGGAGAAGGTGGCGGGTATTCCGGACGATGTGCTGCAATCGGCGCAACAGTTAGCCGTAGCGGATGGCAAAACAGGCTGGAAATTCACCCTGCACATGCCATCGTATCTTCCCGTGCTGCAATACGCCGATAACCGCGATTTGCGCGAACAAATGTACCGCGCCTATGCGACGCGCGCCAGCGAGTTCGATAGTCAGGGTGATTCGAGCAAAGATAATATGCCGTTGATCAACAAAATACTGGAGCTACGCCGCGAAGCGGCGCAAATGCTCGGCTATGATAATTATGCCGAGGTTTCGCTGGCGACAAAAATGGCAACTTCTCCGCAGCAAGTTTTGGATTTCCTGACGAAGCTGGCTGCTAAGGCGAAACCATACGCTGTGGGCGATCTACAGGCATTGCAGCAGTTTGCCGCAGAGAAATTGAATCTGCCGGGACTTGAAGCATGGGATTTGGCGTATGTCAGTGAGAAATTGCGGCAAGAGCGCTACGCTTTTTCGGACCAGGAGGTTAAACAATACTTTCCAGAGGATAAAGTATTGACCGGTATGTTTAAAGTGGTGGAAAAGCTGTACGGCATCCGCATCACGCTTGCGGCGCCTGCACGCAATATTCAGCGCTGGCATCCCGATGTCAAGTTCTTTGATATTCACGACGCCAATAGTCAATTAATCGGTCAATTTTATTTGGATCTCTATGCGCGGCCTACCAAACGTGGCGGCGCCTGGATGGATGACGCGATTACGCGCCGCCGGATCGATAATCAACAAACGGGAAAAAACGGGATACAACTGCCGGTCGCATACCTTACGTGTAATTTCTCGGCACCGGTTACGATGGATGATCAACCCCGTCCAGCTTTATTTACGCATAATGAAGTGATTGTGTTGTTTCATGAGTTTGGTCATGGTTTGCATCATTTGATGACCAAAGTGGAAGACTTGGGGGTATCCGGAATTAACGGCGTTGAGTGGGACGCGGTGGAGCTGCCAAGCCAGTTCATGGAAAATTTTTGCTGGGAATGGGATGTGTTGACCGGAATGACTCAGCACATTGAAACAGGAGAATCATTACCCAAAGCGCTGTTCGATAAGATGATAAAAGCCAAGAATTTTCAAAGTGGCTTGCAGATGCTACGGCAGATTGAGTTTGCGCTGTTCGATATGCATGTGCACTTCGATTTTAAACCGGACGGCGATCGGACGGTATTACAGTTACTGGATGATATCCGCAATCAGGTCGCGGTAATTATTCCACCGGACTTCAACCGTTTCCCCAACAGTTTCGCGCATATTTTTGCCGGAGGCTATGCCGCGGGCTACTACAGTTATAAATGGGCGGAAGTGCTTTCGGCGGATGCCTACAGCATGTTTGAAGAAACCGCTTCGGATGGTGTCGTGAATGCAGCGACGGGTTCGCATTTTCTGGAAGAAATTCTGGCTGTGGGAGGAAGCCGCTCCGCACTCGAGTCATTTATTGCGTTTCGAGGCCGTGAGCCGGAATTGGATGCGTTATTGCGCCATAGCGGGATGGAAACGGCGTAA
- a CDS encoding VacJ family lipoprotein: MINIIRTVAIAVLVSGLFLTGCASTKTAASANVNNQNSVNDPLESMNRAVFNFNEMVYDNVFDPVARGYKRVTPDPVELVVGNFFSNLNEVVVITNSVLQLNYESALASSARLLVNTTFGIFGMIDIASDISAVSDINLSKRNEDFGQTLGRYGVGSGPYIVLPLLGPSSVRDTFGIAVDSFFMDPVTQGVTGVFMTGVPYLNTTALRLPVAAARTVNARAQFLEQDKTLEEAALDKYEFVRDAYLQRRTSLVNNKAEEK; encoded by the coding sequence ATGATTAATATTATCCGTACCGTAGCTATTGCTGTGCTGGTTTCTGGTTTGTTTTTAACGGGTTGTGCCTCAACGAAGACAGCGGCGAGCGCGAACGTGAACAACCAAAATAGTGTGAACGATCCTCTGGAATCCATGAATCGCGCTGTTTTTAATTTCAATGAAATGGTGTACGACAATGTTTTTGACCCTGTGGCCAGAGGCTATAAGCGGGTTACACCTGATCCGGTTGAACTGGTTGTTGGAAACTTTTTCTCCAATTTGAACGAAGTGGTGGTAATCACTAACTCCGTGCTGCAATTAAATTACGAGAGCGCGCTTGCCAGTAGTGCACGTTTATTGGTCAATACCACTTTCGGGATATTCGGCATGATCGATATCGCGAGTGATATCAGTGCTGTGAGCGATATTAATCTCAGCAAACGAAATGAAGATTTTGGTCAGACACTGGGACGCTATGGAGTCGGCAGTGGGCCTTACATTGTATTGCCTTTGCTGGGGCCAAGTTCTGTTCGTGATACATTCGGTATCGCTGTCGACAGCTTCTTTATGGATCCTGTGACGCAAGGGGTGACGGGTGTTTTTATGACCGGTGTTCCTTATCTTAATACAACGGCGCTACGTCTCCCTGTAGCTGCAGCGAGAACGGTTAATGCGCGGGCGCAATTCCTGGAACAAGATAAGACACTCGAGGAAGCTGCATTGGACAAGTATGAATTCGTGCGCGATGCTTATTTGCAAAGACGTACAAGTCTGGTGAACAACAAGGCTGAAGAAAAATAG
- a CDS encoding NAD(P)/FAD-dependent oxidoreductase — protein MKNSVVIIGSGLAGYAVARELRKLNTEFDVIMLSADHGGFYSKPMLSNALSSGKTPESIVNGDATQMASQLKISIRPHCRVSAIDQAARAVTLADGEKIPYSQLVLALGADQVHLPLSGDGVSSILTINDLDDYKKFRVALTGKKRISIIGAGLIGCEFANDLATAGYHVDVIDISAQPLGRLLPPAGGAFIRQRLEAAGVVFHLNATTQSIDQAQERLRLTFADGNVIESDIVLSAVGLRARTQLAASAGIPVNRGIVVNRLLQTQFDDIYALGDCAEVAGKVLPFVMPITHAARALAATLAGNPTEVRYPAMPVIVKTPACPAVVSPPDFTIKGEWHVEADQNGVKALYKDDTGRLLGYALLGAATQEKNSLTPHLPPVLE, from the coding sequence ATGAAGAATTCCGTAGTTATTATAGGAAGCGGATTAGCCGGTTATGCGGTGGCGCGAGAATTACGTAAACTAAATACGGAATTTGATGTCATCATGCTATCTGCCGATCATGGTGGTTTTTATTCCAAGCCCATGCTGTCAAATGCATTGTCATCCGGGAAAACTCCCGAATCGATTGTCAACGGTGACGCCACTCAAATGGCATCACAATTGAAGATTTCCATTCGACCCCACTGCCGTGTCAGTGCGATTGATCAAGCCGCGCGCGCAGTGACATTGGCCGATGGTGAGAAAATTCCCTACAGTCAATTGGTTTTGGCGTTGGGCGCTGATCAAGTGCATTTGCCGCTTTCGGGCGATGGTGTGTCGAGTATATTGACTATTAATGATCTTGACGATTATAAAAAATTTCGCGTTGCACTGACCGGAAAAAAACGTATCAGCATTATTGGCGCGGGTTTGATCGGTTGTGAATTTGCCAACGATCTGGCAACCGCCGGTTACCATGTCGATGTGATAGATATCAGCGCGCAGCCGCTGGGGCGTCTTCTGCCGCCAGCAGGCGGGGCCTTTATACGGCAAAGGCTGGAAGCGGCGGGTGTGGTATTTCATTTGAACGCAACCACACAGTCCATTGATCAAGCGCAAGAAAGACTACGCCTGACATTCGCCGATGGCAACGTAATTGAATCAGATATCGTTTTGTCCGCGGTTGGGTTACGCGCACGTACACAACTGGCCGCATCAGCCGGTATTCCTGTTAATCGCGGAATTGTCGTTAACCGCTTGTTACAAACACAGTTTGACGATATCTATGCCTTGGGCGATTGCGCCGAAGTTGCAGGAAAAGTGTTGCCTTTTGTGATGCCGATCACGCATGCAGCCCGGGCTCTGGCGGCAACGCTTGCAGGCAATCCGACAGAGGTTCGTTATCCGGCGATGCCGGTTATCGTTAAAACACCGGCGTGTCCTGCGGTTGTTTCACCACCCGATTTCACTATAAAAGGTGAATGGCATGTGGAAGCCGATCAAAATGGTGTAAAGGCGCTCTATAAAGATGATACCGGTCGATTGCTTGGTTATGCTTTGTTGGGTGCGGCGACGCAGGAGAAAAATAGCCTCACTCCTCATTTACCTCCGGTATTGGAGTAA
- a CDS encoding septation protein A: MKFLFDLFPVILFFLAFKLYDIFIATAVAIVAAIAQIVWLWFRNRHVDKMMWINLAVIVIFGGATLISQDEMFIKWKPTVLYWLIATVLLGSNVIFRKNLIQAMLEKQMVLPPFVWSRLNLSWVGFFLTMGCVNLYVAFNFPVDTWVTFKLFGATGLMLVFVIGQVLMLGKYLKDAPATLTADAPAGEPDDFKGERENKANKER; encoded by the coding sequence ATGAAATTTCTCTTTGATCTATTCCCGGTAATTTTATTTTTCCTGGCGTTCAAGCTGTACGATATCTTCATCGCCACTGCGGTTGCGATAGTGGCAGCGATTGCACAAATAGTTTGGCTTTGGTTTCGCAATCGCCACGTCGATAAGATGATGTGGATCAATTTGGCTGTTATCGTCATTTTTGGTGGTGCGACATTAATATCCCAGGATGAGATGTTTATCAAATGGAAACCAACCGTGTTGTATTGGTTGATCGCAACCGTTTTATTAGGATCCAATGTAATTTTTAGAAAAAACCTGATACAGGCCATGCTTGAGAAACAGATGGTTTTACCGCCTTTTGTCTGGAGCAGACTCAATTTAAGCTGGGTGGGGTTTTTTCTTACGATGGGGTGTGTCAACCTTTATGTCGCGTTTAATTTTCCGGTAGATACCTGGGTTACATTTAAGCTTTTTGGTGCGACGGGATTGATGCTTGTTTTTGTTATCGGACAAGTGTTGATGTTGGGAAAATATTTGAAAGATGCACCGGCCACATTGACTGCGGATGCTCCTGCCGGTGAGCCGGATGATTTCAAGGGTGAAAGAGAAAATAAAGCGAACAAGGAACGATAA
- a CDS encoding YciI family protein — MLYAINGEDVPDSLGKRMAVRPEHLKRIQVLQDEGRLVLAGPYPAIDSQDPGPAGFSGSLIVAEFESLEAAQAWANADPYVSAGVYQKVTVKPFKKVLPA, encoded by the coding sequence ATGTTATATGCCATTAATGGAGAAGATGTGCCGGATAGCTTGGGAAAACGGATGGCAGTCCGTCCGGAGCATCTGAAAAGAATTCAAGTATTACAAGATGAAGGACGCTTGGTTTTGGCCGGTCCTTATCCGGCTATCGACAGTCAAGATCCTGGTCCTGCAGGGTTTTCCGGCAGTTTGATTGTAGCTGAGTTTGAGTCCTTGGAGGCAGCGCAGGCGTGGGCTAACGCCGATCCCTACGTGAGTGCGGGCGTCTATCAGAAAGTGACCGTAAAGCCTTTTAAAAAAGTGTTACCGGCGTAA
- a CDS encoding peptidylprolyl isomerase, producing MRLTKFSQAMMISVLGVMTLSAQAQSTGTVAKVNGVAIPQSRLELMVKASAAQGQPDGPEMRKALRENLIAEEILAQEAVKKKLDKDPDVIAQLEIARQAVLVRAFQADYIRNNVVSEETLRKEYEVLKVQMGDKEYKARHILVANENEAKDIIAKLKKGGNFAKIAEEKSVDDGSKENGGELNWSPPAAYVRPFSEALVKLSKGGLTEQPVQTSFGWHVIQLMDIRPMEVPPFEEVKQNIQQRVLQREFGTVVQELRSKAKVE from the coding sequence ATGCGTTTGACGAAATTCTCACAGGCAATGATGATTAGTGTTTTAGGAGTGATGACGCTATCAGCTCAAGCCCAATCGACAGGTACCGTGGCTAAGGTGAATGGCGTAGCAATTCCGCAGTCACGTCTGGAATTAATGGTGAAGGCCAGTGCGGCGCAGGGACAGCCTGATGGTCCGGAAATGAGAAAGGCTTTGCGTGAAAATCTGATTGCTGAAGAGATCCTCGCGCAAGAAGCAGTGAAAAAGAAGCTGGATAAAGATCCCGACGTAATTGCACAACTCGAAATAGCTCGTCAGGCAGTGCTGGTCAGAGCTTTCCAAGCGGATTACATCAGAAATAATGTGGTGAGTGAAGAGACTTTGCGCAAAGAATACGAAGTTCTGAAAGTGCAAATGGGGGATAAAGAATACAAGGCACGCCATATTCTTGTCGCCAATGAAAATGAAGCCAAGGATATTATTGCAAAACTCAAAAAAGGCGGTAATTTTGCAAAAATAGCTGAAGAGAAATCGGTTGATGACGGCAGTAAAGAAAATGGCGGTGAGCTTAATTGGAGCCCACCGGCAGCTTATGTCAGACCATTTTCCGAAGCACTGGTGAAATTATCCAAAGGGGGATTGACGGAACAACCCGTGCAAACATCTTTTGGCTGGCACGTGATTCAGTTAATGGATATCCGTCCAATGGAAGTACCACCTTTTGAAGAAGTTAAACAAAATATTCAGCAACGTGTATTGCAGCGCGAATTTGGAACAGTGGTGCAAGAATTGCGCAGCAAAGCAAAAGTAGAGTAG
- the alr gene encoding alanine racemase — MPRPTQAFIDLTALTHNLSVVRQHAPQSRIMAILKANAYGHGLLHSASALKNADGFGLLELDAAICLRDAGYQHPILLLEGFFSTEELAILEQYRLSAVVHHAEQIAMLSASKHYNIDLFIKINTGMNRLGLAPQQFSQAIGTLIEKQYYKNITLMTHFASADEPGEAENVIGQLQYFETITKEYRHYPSSLANSAAIIRYPVTHTDWVRPGIMLYGASPFTDKTAAELHLQPVMTLSSRIIATQDLGVGDRVGYHGLFQTAEPMRIGIVACGYADGYPRHAPTNTPVLINNQRSRLLGRVSMDMLAVDLTGIENAGLNSPVTLWGKGLDVDEVAQSAGTTSYELLCALSPRVEKTASL, encoded by the coding sequence ATGCCACGCCCTACCCAAGCTTTTATCGACCTTACCGCTTTAACCCATAATCTATCCGTAGTCCGCCAACATGCCCCACAGTCGCGCATCATGGCAATCCTTAAAGCCAATGCTTACGGTCATGGATTACTCCATAGCGCCAGCGCCCTAAAAAACGCCGATGGATTCGGATTACTGGAGCTGGATGCGGCAATATGCCTGCGTGATGCCGGTTACCAGCATCCGATCTTGCTCCTGGAAGGTTTTTTTTCAACCGAAGAATTAGCAATTCTTGAGCAATACCGTTTGAGCGCGGTCGTCCATCATGCTGAGCAAATTGCCATGTTGTCAGCTTCCAAGCATTACAACATTGATTTATTTATAAAGATTAATACTGGGATGAATCGTTTGGGGCTAGCGCCACAGCAATTTTCACAAGCCATCGGCACACTGATCGAGAAGCAATACTACAAAAACATTACATTGATGACACATTTTGCTTCCGCTGATGAACCTGGCGAAGCAGAGAATGTCATTGGGCAGTTACAGTACTTTGAAACCATCACGAAAGAGTACCGCCATTATCCCAGCTCACTCGCAAATTCAGCAGCAATCATTCGTTATCCTGTCACGCATACCGATTGGGTGCGCCCTGGCATTATGCTATACGGGGCCTCGCCTTTTACGGATAAAACCGCAGCAGAGTTGCACTTGCAACCCGTCATGACGCTTTCGAGCAGAATTATTGCCACACAGGATTTGGGAGTTGGTGACAGAGTCGGTTATCACGGCCTTTTTCAAACGGCCGAGCCAATGCGCATCGGTATTGTCGCATGCGGCTACGCGGATGGATATCCACGCCACGCGCCAACAAACACCCCAGTATTGATCAATAATCAACGCAGCCGGTTGTTGGGCCGGGTGTCAATGGACATGCTTGCGGTAGACTTAACCGGTATTGAAAATGCCGGACTGAATAGCCCCGTTACATTATGGGGCAAAGGATTGGATGTTGATGAAGTTGCTCAGAGTGCCGGTACAACCAGCTATGAGTTGCTTTGCGCACTATCCCCCCGGGTAGAAAAGACTGCTTCGCTGTAA